In the genome of bacterium, the window CCATCTCATATTGTTTAAATTCATCCCTGCTGAAAATAATTACTTTCTTAGGCTTATATTTCTTGAATACTACCTCTGTGAACTTCTTCCCAAAAGAACCTGTCCCTCCGGTAATTAAAATTGTTTTGTCAGAAAAATTCATCATTCCTCCCGTGAAGATATAGATACTATATTAAATCTATACATCTCCCAATATTTTTTTACTTAACATTTTTTCAATTTATATTATATTCTTAAATTGCATCTAAGCTACTTTCTTAAAAGTTTTTGTCAATTCTTTTATACCTTATATTTTATCATTGTTTTTTACCTGCTAAATTATTTTATTTTCTATTTTAACATAATTATTATGTGTAATTAAGCTTCTTATTAAATCTAATTCAATACCCATTCTTTCTTCCCAACTTTTAAAATGTTTTTCCGCATAAAATCTAGCATTATCGCCTAATTTTTTTCTTAAGTTTTCATCCTTTAAAATATCTATAATTGTTTTAGATAAATCCGTAATAATACTTTTCTGATTCTTTACTGATATTAATTTTCCCGTCTCATTATCTCTTATCAATCTTTTCGTATCT includes:
- a CDS encoding polysaccharide biosynthesis protein, translating into MNFSDKTILITGGTGSFGKKFTEVVFKKYKPKKVIIFSRDEFKQYEM